The segment TTTACGGCTCTGACCCTATATTCTCTGAATCAAAAATATTCTTCAATGTTTTTGATGAAGGTTTTAAGAATTCGCTTGAGTCAAAATTCTTGGAAAAAGCCCTCCTAGATGGAGTGATTAAAGAAGATAAAGGCATAGAGTATAAACCCGCAACACATACCGCTCTTTGCAAAGGTGCCATTCAATATGCTGATGCCATCGTTCTTAATACACATTCTATAGATAGTGAGCTCAATAAATGCATTATGAATTCAAAAAAGCCCACATTTAACAGGGACTTGCCGAATGAAAATCCTAAAGCATTTTTTGAATTTATTGACGTATTCAAACCTGTAGTAGAAAGTGAGGGAGCATAAACCGTTCATAATATTTTATCTCTTAAATCTTTTTATATTCCTAGCTTCTTGTAGTAAAGAAGGAAGTGATTTTATAGATGACACCCCTATACCACTTGGAGCAAAGGTAGACACAAGTTTTGAGATTATTGGCTACAATAGTATTGATTCTATACGATCTATACGCAACACCAGTGTCGTGCCATTTGGAACCAAAGTAGATGGCAACTACGGAACCTTTCGATCCAGTTTCTATGCTAGCTATCAAACTACCCTTACAAGCAAATCCTTTAGCTTTTCTTCTGTTGATTCTATTGTTTTAATAATACCATATTTCAGTAATACGCCAAAATATGGAGCAGCCAACCAACCGTTTAGTGTAGAAGTATATGAAATGACTGAAGGTATAGAAACAGACCCGAATAGTAAAAAAATGAGCTATACCTATGCATCTGGTCTTATTGGATCCAAGTACAATTTTATACCAAATGTTAAAGACAGTATCATAGATATTGGCGGCAAAATTCCAGCTGCAATTAAAATACCTCTTAACTTGAGTTTAGCAAACAAAATTATAGCTCCTGGCAGCTATGCTAGTGACGCAGAACTTCAAAATATATTCAAAGGTCTTTATGTGAGAAGTTCCTCGAATTCGAATACAAATGGTTTTGTGTTATTGAGCATTAGTTCTGACAATATAATTCGTATTTACGGGAAAAATTCAGGTGGATTATCCATTACATCCGACTTTTCTACAGGAGGGAGTAACTCCACCACGGTCAATGAGTATATTCACGATCCTGCTAGTATAGCCAGAACAAGCAGTATTAATCCAAACCGTACGACTGGAGATAATCTGCTCTATACACATGGGTTAAACGGCTATGTACCCACGCTCATTTTGCCTGACCTATCAATCTATTCCAAAACTAAAAGTATATTCAAAGCAGAATTAAGTCTTTACAGTATTGATACTAGTATTTTAAGTGTAGAAAGCTTTGGGCTTATGTACTTAGATACTGCAGGGAATAAAGAATTCTTATTGCCAGATGAGTTATATAAAAAGAAATTTCTCATATCTACAAAAGATACTATTATTAGTGGAAAGGCATGTAAAGAATATAAATACAATATAGCAATGTATCTTAATAGACTAATTTCTACGCCAGGTATAAGTAGAAAAATTCGAGTGTACTCTGCGCCATTACTTATTTCCAATTCGGTAACCAAGTATTCTGATTTTTTACCTTCGAGTGCTATTATTGGAGGAACGGGGCATATAGCCAAGCCTAAATTAAGAATATATTATAAAGATATTTAATTCAATAAAATATGTGCGGAATAGTAGCCTATATTGGTACCAGAGATGCCTATCCTATTTTGATAAAAGGTTTAAAAAGACTTGAGTATAGGGGATATGATAGCGCTGGTGTAGCTTTGATGAAGGATCAAAAGATATCGCTTATTAAACAAAAAGGAAAAGTATCCGAGTTAGAAGAGCTAGCAACAAAATCAGATGTAACTGGTACACTGGGTATAGGTCATACTCGCTGGGCTACCCATGGACCGCCTAGTCAAATTAATTCGCACCCCCATCTCAGCAATAATGGTGATATTGCTGTTATTCACAATGGTATCATAGAAAATTTTCAATCCATAAAAGAGGAACTAACACGTAGAGGCTATCAATTCATCTCAGATACTGATACAGAGGTACTAGCACACTTAATAGAAGAAGTTCAGAAAAATGAAAAATGCAATTTAG is part of the Chitinophagales bacterium genome and harbors:
- a CDS encoding DUF4270 family protein, producing MREHKPFIIFYLLNLFIFLASCSKEGSDFIDDTPIPLGAKVDTSFEIIGYNSIDSIRSIRNTSVVPFGTKVDGNYGTFRSSFYASYQTTLTSKSFSFSSVDSIVLIIPYFSNTPKYGAANQPFSVEVYEMTEGIETDPNSKKMSYTYASGLIGSKYNFIPNVKDSIIDIGGKIPAAIKIPLNLSLANKIIAPGSYASDAELQNIFKGLYVRSSSNSNTNGFVLLSISSDNIIRIYGKNSGGLSITSDFSTGGSNSTTVNEYIHDPASIARTSSINPNRTTGDNLLYTHGLNGYVPTLILPDLSIYSKTKSIFKAELSLYSIDTSILSVESFGLMYLDTAGNKEFLLPDELYKKKFLISTKDTIISGKACKEYKYNIAMYLNRLISTPGISRKIRVYSAPLLISNSVTKYSDFLPSSAIIGGTGHIAKPKLRIYYKDI